Proteins from a genomic interval of Periophthalmus magnuspinnatus isolate fPerMag1 chromosome 11, fPerMag1.2.pri, whole genome shotgun sequence:
- the pacrg gene encoding parkin coregulated gene protein produces MPKKKADLKTLGFTMKAQMKNSVVIGPTAAGAFQERPSKPTLFRKFYERGEFPMALKHDTKGNGIAWKVEIEKLDYHHYLPLFFDGLCETTHPYEFFAQRGIHDMLEHGGPKIQPVIPQLIIPIRNALNTRNPRVICTTLKVIQHLVMSGEMVGESLVPYYRQILPIFNIFKRMNINSGDGIDYSQQKRQNVGDLIQETLEVLERYGGEEAFINIKYMVPTYESCMVN; encoded by the coding sequence ATGCCGAAGAAAAAGGCAGACCTTAAAACGCTGGGATTCACAATGAAGGCTCAAATGAAAAACTCCGTGGTGATTGGACCTACCGCGGCTGGGGCTTTCCAGGAGAGACCGTCCAAACCGACCCTTTTCCGCAAATTCTACGAGCGAGGCGAGTTCCCCATGGCGCTGAAACACGACACCAAAGGCAATGGCATCGCGTGGAAAGTAGAGATCGAAAAGCTGGATTACCACCACTACCTGCCGCTGTTTTTCGACGGGCTATGCGAGACGACGCACCCATACGAGTTCTTTGCTCAGCGGGGGATCCATGATATGTTGGAGCACGGGGGTCCTAAAATTCAACCAGTAATCCCGCAGCTCATCATCCCAATCCGGAATGCTCTGAACACGAGAAACCCCCGGGTCATCTGTACCACCCTAAAGGTCATTCAACACCTGGTCATGTCCGGAGAGATGGTAGGGGAGTCTCTAGTGCCGTATTATCGACAGATATTACCTATTTTCAACATCTTCAAGAGGATGAACATAAACTCCGGAGATGGTATCGACTACAGCCAGCAGAAAAGGCAGAACGTGGGAGACCTGATCCAGGAGACTCTGGAGGTACTGGAGCGCTACGGAGGAGAAGAGGCCTTCATCAACATCAAGTACATGGTGCCCACCTACGAGTCCTGCATGGTCAACTAA